TACGGCAGATCATGGTAATTGCGAGCAGATGAGCTATTATGAAAATAACAGCCCCCACACTGCACATACTACCAACCATGTACCTTTGATATTGGTTTCTGAAATGGATAATGTAACAGTAAAGGAGGGCATCTTTGCCGATGTGGCTCCGTCCTTACTTGAATTGCTACATCTGGAAGTCCCGGTTGAAATGACAGGACAGTCATTGATCGTAAGGAAAATCTAATCTATCATAACATCCATAGCCCAATATATGTCCAGTAATGCAGTTGTTTTTGATAGCGCGGGAACCTTGCTTCATATGTACCGTGCTGCCAAGAACCTGATAAATGATACAATATGTTATGATATTGTGACCACTGACCTGGCAAGCACAGATCCGAATTACGGTATTGTGATCATTAATATTGATCCAGAAAAATTAATGGAAATAAATGAAAGCTGTCTTATCCACCAATTTCTGGATGAATACAATATCGCCATTGATATTGGATGCAGCAGCCGTCCGGTAAGTGTCGCAGAAGCACGTTTAATAATTAATTTTGATTCAAGGGCAATAGTATCTGATCTTCATGAAGTGTTACTAGCTGTATTGGGACGATGTGATAATAGCCGGTACATGGGAGTTGGGGTCATGATCGATACGGCTCATAATTGCATCCCTTACACTCTAAGTACGGGAGGACGTTTATTCCCTGGAGTAAAAGATGTGGTTAAACAGCTGGAAGATATGGGAGTGGATGTATATATTGCCTCGGGAGATAAACAGGAAGATGTCGAACTGATTGCAAAAAGCATTGGAGTAAAAAAAGAACATACTTTCGGGCTTTCAACTCCCCAGCGCAAGGGTGAGATCGTTGTGGATCTGAAAGGGTCTTATGATAAGGTTGTTATGGTCGGCGATGCCATTAATGATATTATGGCGTTCAAGCAGGCTGATTTTGCAGTAATGACGGTCCAGCAAAGGAATGTAAGACCTGAAAAACTTAGAAGTGAGGCTGATGCAATAATCGATCATATATCCCAGATCGTCCCTCTTGTGAGTGATTTGATTTGAACAAAGGGGAACATGTACTTTTATTAGGAAACGGCAAGCGTTATTTTGCAAAAGCCGATGAAGGTGATCTTCATACTGATGTGGGTGTATTCAAGCTGGATAGCTTAATGGAATTGCAATATGGGGATACTATATCTTCCCATCTTGGTTTTGAATTAAGAATCCACTGTCCCCGGCTGCCTGATTTTTTTAATCATCTGAAAAGGAGCGGGGCTCCCATTAGTCCAAAGGACATTGGAATGATCATTTCGCATATTGGTCTTGGTAAAAATGATGAAGTTCTTGATGCAGGTACTGGTTCAGGTATAATGGCTATTTATTTAGGATATATTGCTAAACGTGTAGTGACATATGAAGTTCGGGAAGAATTCCTGGAAATCGCTAATTCTAATATTGAACTTGTGGGACTTGAAAATGTTGAGTTGAGATTTGGTGATCTGATTAATGAGATTCAATCCATTGATGAGATATTTGATGCGGTAATCCTTGATATGCATCAATCGGCACAGG
The Methanosarcinales archaeon genome window above contains:
- a CDS encoding HAD family hydrolase; the encoded protein is MSSNAVVFDSAGTLLHMYRAAKNLINDTICYDIVTTDLASTDPNYGIVIINIDPEKLMEINESCLIHQFLDEYNIAIDIGCSSRPVSVAEARLIINFDSRAIVSDLHEVLLAVLGRCDNSRYMGVGVMIDTAHNCIPYTLSTGGRLFPGVKDVVKQLEDMGVDVYIASGDKQEDVELIAKSIGVKKEHTFGLSTPQRKGEIVVDLKGSYDKVVMVGDAINDIMAFKQADFAVMTVQQRNVRPEKLRSEADAIIDHISQIVPLVSDLI
- a CDS encoding methyltransferase domain-containing protein — encoded protein: MELQYGDTISSHLGFELRIHCPRLPDFFNHLKRSGAPISPKDIGMIISHIGLGKNDEVLDAGTGSGIMAIYLGYIAKRVVTYEVREEFLEIANSNIELVGLENVELRFGDLINEIQSIDEIFDAVILDMHQSAQVIPFVPKVLKPGGFLVVFTPFLEQAKEIRNAIDETGFEETITLECTQREISFSERGTRPSTTRVGYTGFITFTRMP